A genomic window from Mesorhizobium shangrilense includes:
- a CDS encoding GntR family transcriptional regulator, with product MENLDGESGPAVAEGLTDRAFARLHAAILGGELQPGTSVVEIELVERFGLTRAPARAAVSRLVQEGWLVAQSRRRIVVRPITLRDVREVFDLRMQLEPEAARRAAGRVDADLLNQLDDQTAGNYNPNDPSEEAEFFKANAKLHVAIARAAGNARAAMLIEKLHDESQRILRVGMRYTNWSRNWQHGHRDLIAALTDGDGEKAAEIALRQLQNSERVVMDALNDMFDSVALGDLRK from the coding sequence ATGGAAAATTTGGATGGTGAAAGTGGGCCGGCTGTCGCGGAGGGGCTCACCGATCGGGCTTTTGCTCGGTTGCATGCTGCGATTCTTGGTGGAGAACTCCAACCTGGTACGTCGGTCGTCGAAATCGAATTGGTCGAGCGTTTTGGACTGACACGTGCTCCGGCACGCGCGGCAGTTTCGCGTCTCGTTCAGGAGGGCTGGCTGGTGGCTCAGTCCAGACGCAGAATTGTCGTACGTCCCATCACCCTGCGCGACGTACGCGAAGTGTTTGATCTGAGAATGCAGCTTGAACCCGAGGCGGCCAGACGCGCTGCAGGCCGAGTCGACGCCGATCTGCTAAACCAATTGGATGATCAGACGGCCGGCAACTACAACCCCAACGATCCTTCGGAAGAAGCGGAGTTCTTCAAGGCGAACGCGAAACTTCACGTTGCCATTGCGCGCGCGGCCGGCAATGCACGGGCCGCCATGCTGATAGAGAAGCTCCATGATGAAAGCCAGCGCATTTTGCGAGTTGGCATGCGCTACACCAACTGGAGCAGAAACTGGCAGCACGGACACCGGGATCTGATCGCAGCGCTGACCGATGGTGACGGCGAAAAGGCGGCAGAGATCGCGCTCCGTCAGCTCCAGAACTCAGAACGTGTCGTCATGGATGCCCTGAACGACATGTTTGATTCAGTCGCGCTCGGAGACCTCAGAAAATGA
- a CDS encoding L-2-amino-thiazoline-4-carboxylic acid hydrolase, translating into MSSDTPEERSRILRREVREFASGAGFRSEVDSGAFDAAIDKMAVQFAEKHSGFGADQASAGIVEYVGEVLGSWLALKDKGLDDGAVRDALVGALSIWVRENAESYAEARLGIRRDQPDQAFENARANFKTRGEARFGSQFRYQVDVADDKRAHFGITRCLFNDLLRAAGYPQVIPVFCAMDIVWAQEVTHKRYNLDFTRPTTLAAGDDKCRFQFDRR; encoded by the coding sequence ATGAGTAGTGACACGCCCGAAGAGCGTTCCCGGATTCTCCGCAGGGAAGTTCGAGAGTTTGCATCCGGAGCCGGATTTCGATCTGAAGTCGATTCCGGGGCATTCGACGCAGCCATCGACAAGATGGCTGTTCAGTTCGCCGAGAAGCACTCCGGCTTTGGAGCCGATCAGGCCTCCGCGGGAATTGTCGAGTATGTCGGCGAGGTTTTGGGAAGCTGGTTGGCTCTGAAAGATAAAGGTCTGGATGATGGTGCTGTGCGCGACGCGCTAGTGGGCGCGCTTTCGATCTGGGTTCGTGAGAACGCAGAAAGCTACGCCGAGGCGCGGCTGGGCATTAGGCGAGATCAGCCCGACCAAGCATTCGAAAACGCACGGGCGAATTTCAAGACGCGAGGAGAAGCGCGTTTTGGCAGCCAGTTTCGCTATCAGGTTGACGTGGCGGACGACAAACGCGCGCATTTCGGCATAACACGCTGCCTATTCAACGACCTATTGAGAGCAGCTGGATACCCGCAGGTCATCCCTGTCTTTTGCGCTATGGACATAGTGTGGGCACAGGAGGTGACCCATAAGCGGTACAATCTGGACTTCACACGACCCACCACATTGGCTGCGGGTGACGACAAATGTCGATTCCAGTTTGACCGACGCTAA
- a CDS encoding D-cysteine desulfhydrase family protein — translation MMSTTDAMGRLDKFDRIEFVEAPTPLIEVSLPELGRRGLRLFLKREDLGPLGGGGNKLRKLEVALASARNAGVDTVVTFGALQSNHARLTAAAAAKLGLRCELILSERVTGQGPSYEISGNLLLAELFGATIHRLDAGLDVLAYSEQLSLRLRDSGRNVRIIPFGGSDRDGAIGIARVAVEIHKQLGAQEISPGSIITASGSGSTQAGLVVGSAMSSATTTVVGVSILHRSPNLREIVAPLCAQAFQALGIAGNHPRLECDDRFVGAGYGLTYDAMLETIAHFARQTGTLLDPVYTGKAMHCLLARIAEGRHDNDGTIVFVHTGGIPGVFAYAEAFNTILRDKELAS, via the coding sequence ATGATGTCGACGACCGATGCAATGGGTCGGCTGGACAAGTTCGACAGGATTGAGTTTGTCGAAGCGCCGACCCCACTGATAGAAGTTTCCTTGCCTGAGTTGGGTAGGCGTGGCCTGCGGCTTTTTCTCAAGAGAGAAGACCTTGGTCCTCTCGGGGGAGGAGGCAACAAACTTCGTAAGCTGGAGGTTGCGCTGGCATCCGCGCGAAATGCGGGCGTTGATACCGTTGTTACTTTCGGTGCCCTTCAATCCAATCATGCAAGGCTGACCGCCGCGGCAGCCGCGAAGCTAGGACTAAGGTGCGAACTCATACTCTCCGAGCGTGTAACTGGGCAGGGCCCTTCGTATGAGATCAGCGGCAATTTGCTACTCGCGGAACTTTTCGGTGCCACGATACATCGTCTCGACGCTGGCCTCGATGTGCTGGCATACAGCGAGCAGCTATCCCTACGATTGCGAGATTCCGGCCGGAATGTGCGCATTATCCCCTTTGGCGGCTCAGACCGAGACGGCGCGATAGGGATTGCACGCGTAGCAGTGGAAATCCACAAGCAGTTGGGCGCGCAGGAGATTTCTCCCGGCTCGATCATTACAGCTAGTGGAAGCGGCTCGACGCAGGCCGGCCTGGTTGTCGGAAGTGCGATGAGCTCAGCGACGACCACCGTTGTAGGCGTCAGCATTTTGCACCGGAGTCCAAACTTGAGGGAAATCGTTGCACCCCTTTGTGCTCAAGCGTTCCAGGCACTTGGAATCGCCGGAAACCACCCGCGGCTAGAATGCGACGATCGGTTTGTGGGTGCAGGCTATGGACTGACCTACGACGCCATGCTTGAGACAATAGCCCACTTTGCAAGGCAGACCGGAACCCTTCTTGATCCGGTGTACACAGGCAAGGCGATGCACTGCCTTTTAGCCCGCATTGCGGAGGGACGGCACGATAACGATGGCACCATCGTGTTCGTTCACACGGGAGGCATTCCAGGGGTATTCGCCTACGCCGAGGCCTTCAATACCATTCTGCGCGACAAGGAACTCGCCTCATGA